A single region of the Arthrobacter sp. zg-Y820 genome encodes:
- a CDS encoding HAD family hydrolase, with protein MGELTFETPRAVLFDRDGTLVRDVPYNGNPDLVQPFPQAAGILRQLRREGIRTGVISNQSGVARGLLTPSQVAAVNARIQYLLGRFDVWEVCPHGPEDGCGCRKPQPGMIHSACARLGLRPAEVAVIGDIGADMAAAQAAGARAVLVPTAVTLPEETAAAPLVARDLAGAVALLLGRP; from the coding sequence ATGGGAGAACTGACCTTCGAAACGCCGCGCGCGGTGCTCTTCGACCGTGACGGCACACTGGTGCGCGATGTCCCGTACAACGGCAATCCGGACCTGGTGCAGCCCTTTCCCCAGGCCGCCGGGATCCTGCGGCAGCTGCGGCGGGAGGGCATCCGGACCGGCGTCATCAGCAATCAGTCCGGCGTGGCCCGCGGCCTGCTGACGCCCTCCCAGGTGGCGGCCGTCAACGCCCGGATCCAGTACCTGCTCGGCCGGTTCGACGTCTGGGAGGTCTGCCCGCACGGACCGGAGGACGGATGCGGGTGCCGCAAACCGCAGCCGGGCATGATCCACAGCGCCTGCGCCCGGCTGGGCCTGCGACCCGCAGAGGTGGCGGTGATCGGCGACATCGGCGCTGACATGGCGGCCGCCCAAGCCGCCGGTGCCCGGGCCGTCCTGGTGCCCACCGCCGTCACGCTGCCCGAGGAAACCGCCGCCGCCCCGCTGGTGGCCCGGGATCTGGCCGGCGCCGTCGCACTGCTGTTGGGCCGCCCGTGA
- a CDS encoding glycosyltransferase family 9 protein: MTRRVLVARLDSAGDVLLAGPAVRAVAAGPQTRVTLLCGPQGADAGRLLPGAESVLTWTAAWITDPAPPATAASLTRLEEEVRRAGIEEAVILTSFHQSPLPLALVLRLAGVARITGASVDYAGSLLDIRLRPGEDFPEDQPEAERALRIAGAAGYRLPADDDGRLRLRETPDVGHLVGSGPYVVVHPGAAVPARAWPALHHAAVVELLTAAGHRVVVTGGPGETRLTATVAGVAGLDLGGRTDLRSLAGVLAGASAVVVGNTGPAHLAAAVGTPVVSLFAPVVPAVRWAPYRVPLELLGNQNAPCRLSRARDCPVPGHPCLSDIMPEEVVEAVHRLTAGVTSLGTRRETRTA; the protein is encoded by the coding sequence GTGACGCGCCGCGTGCTGGTGGCCCGGCTGGACAGTGCCGGAGATGTGCTGCTCGCGGGGCCGGCCGTCCGTGCGGTCGCGGCCGGGCCGCAGACCCGGGTCACCCTGCTGTGCGGACCGCAGGGGGCCGACGCTGGCCGCCTCCTGCCCGGCGCCGAGAGCGTACTCACCTGGACCGCCGCCTGGATCACCGATCCTGCGCCGCCGGCAACCGCCGCCTCCCTTACCCGCCTGGAGGAGGAGGTGCGCCGCGCAGGCATCGAGGAAGCGGTGATCCTGACCTCGTTCCACCAATCCCCGCTGCCGCTGGCCCTGGTGCTGCGCCTGGCCGGCGTTGCCCGGATCACCGGGGCGTCGGTGGATTACGCCGGTTCGCTCCTGGACATCCGGCTGCGGCCCGGCGAGGACTTCCCCGAGGACCAGCCCGAAGCGGAGCGGGCGCTGCGGATCGCCGGGGCGGCCGGCTACCGGCTGCCGGCGGACGACGACGGACGCCTGCGCCTGCGCGAAACCCCCGACGTCGGGCATCTGGTGGGCAGCGGCCCCTACGTGGTGGTTCACCCGGGCGCGGCGGTTCCGGCCCGCGCCTGGCCGGCCCTGCACCACGCGGCGGTGGTGGAACTGCTGACCGCCGCCGGGCACCGGGTGGTCGTCACGGGCGGTCCCGGGGAAACCCGGCTGACCGCCACGGTGGCCGGCGTGGCAGGCCTGGATCTGGGCGGGCGCACCGACCTGCGGTCCCTGGCCGGCGTGCTGGCCGGAGCGTCGGCCGTCGTCGTCGGCAACACCGGTCCGGCCCATCTGGCCGCAGCCGTCGGAACGCCCGTGGTGAGCCTGTTCGCCCCCGTGGTGCCGGCCGTCCGGTGGGCGCCGTACCGGGTGCCCCTGGAACTGCTGGGGAACCAAAATGCTCCCTGCCGGCTGAGCCGGGCCCGGGACTGCCCGGTGCCGGGGCACCCCTGCCTTTCCGACATCATGCCGGAAGAGGTGGTGGAGGCAGTGCACCGCTTAACCGCCGGAGTGACCTCTTTGGGAACGCGCAGAGAAACGAGGACTGCATGA
- a CDS encoding glycosyltransferase yields the protein MRILLWHVHGGWMEAFVRGPHEYILPATEEGGPWGLGRGGRNWPASALECAPGDLRDAEIDAVVLQRPEELDACERLLGRRPGRDLPAVYLEHNTPRNGVPGGSHPLADQSSIPIIHVTHFNSLFWDSGRAPTRVIEHGIPDPGYRYTGEREHLGVVINDPVRRWRVTGTDLLPRFARAARLEVFGMGGEGLAAATGLGPDDLSVRGDLAIEALHAELAGCRAYVHPMRWTSLGLSLLEAMHLGLPVLALATTEAVRAVPPEAGGISADVGELVQRAADLVREPEEARMRGRAARNFALQHYGLAAFLAAWDTTLSDVATRGGGRPPDPGCRGNAAETPPNQRLTEVSAAAGGGRQ from the coding sequence ATGAGGATCCTGCTGTGGCATGTGCACGGCGGCTGGATGGAAGCCTTCGTCCGCGGACCGCACGAGTACATCCTGCCGGCCACTGAGGAAGGCGGCCCGTGGGGCTTGGGCCGGGGCGGCCGGAACTGGCCGGCATCAGCGCTCGAATGCGCCCCCGGCGACCTGCGGGATGCGGAGATCGACGCCGTCGTGCTCCAGCGGCCGGAGGAGCTCGATGCCTGCGAGCGCCTGCTGGGCCGGCGCCCCGGAAGGGACCTTCCGGCCGTGTACCTGGAACACAACACCCCCCGGAACGGCGTCCCCGGCGGCAGCCATCCGCTCGCCGACCAGAGCAGCATCCCCATCATTCACGTCACGCACTTCAACAGCCTGTTCTGGGACAGCGGCCGGGCACCCACCCGGGTCATCGAACACGGCATTCCGGATCCCGGCTACCGGTACACCGGGGAGCGGGAACACCTTGGGGTGGTGATCAATGATCCGGTCCGCCGCTGGCGGGTCACCGGCACCGATCTGCTGCCGCGCTTCGCCCGCGCCGCCCGGCTGGAGGTTTTCGGCATGGGCGGCGAGGGGCTGGCCGCCGCCACCGGCCTGGGCCCGGATGACCTCAGCGTCCGCGGCGACCTGGCCATCGAAGCGCTGCATGCGGAACTGGCCGGATGCCGGGCCTACGTCCATCCCATGCGCTGGACGTCCCTGGGCCTGTCCCTGCTCGAAGCGATGCACCTGGGCCTGCCGGTGCTGGCGCTGGCTACCACCGAAGCCGTCCGCGCCGTCCCCCCGGAGGCCGGAGGGATTTCCGCCGACGTCGGGGAACTGGTCCAGCGGGCAGCGGACCTGGTCCGCGAGCCCGAGGAGGCACGGATGCGGGGCCGGGCCGCCCGGAACTTTGCCCTGCAGCACTACGGCCTGGCCGCGTTCCTGGCGGCCTGGGACACCACGCTGTCGGACGTGGCAACCCGGGGCGGCGGACGGCCGCCGGACCCGGGGTGCAGGGGAAACGCCGCGGAAACGCCGCCGAATCAGCGGCTCACGGAAGTGTCGGCAGCGGCCGGAGGGGGCAGGCAGTGA
- a CDS encoding glycosyltransferase — protein sequence MKISMVSEHASPLAALGGVDAGGQNVHVAALSVALARRGHSVRVYTRRDDPVLPAVVPVCSGLDVVHVDAGPARVLPKDALLPYMHELADGIAADWGGTPPDVVHAHFWMSGVAALEAARRFEAPGYPVPVVQTFHALGTVKKRHQGTEDTSPPERAWLEPSVGRSADRVIATCSDEVFELKAMGIPGGRISVAPCGVDLELFGAGGPAEPRGRRRRIAAVGRLVPRKGVDLAVQALALLAEDGIDDVELLIVGGASDSAGLASDPEAQRLLGLARALGVADRVLLRGQVPREQMPAVLRSADAVVCAPWYEPFGIVPLEAMACGVPVVVSAVGGLIDTVVHGKTGLHVPPRDAPALAAALAQLLRNPELGRRLGAAGRQRARARYSWDRVAADTEKAYQVTADGTAAARQGSLQPLGGKAL from the coding sequence GTGAAAATCTCAATGGTGTCCGAACACGCCAGTCCGCTGGCGGCCCTGGGCGGAGTGGATGCCGGCGGGCAGAACGTGCACGTTGCAGCGCTGTCGGTGGCGCTGGCCCGCCGCGGGCATTCCGTGCGCGTCTACACCCGCCGCGACGATCCCGTCCTGCCCGCGGTGGTTCCGGTGTGCAGCGGCCTGGACGTGGTGCACGTGGACGCCGGCCCCGCACGGGTGCTGCCCAAGGATGCCCTGCTGCCCTATATGCATGAGCTGGCCGACGGCATCGCGGCGGACTGGGGCGGGACTCCGCCGGACGTGGTGCACGCGCACTTCTGGATGTCCGGAGTGGCCGCACTGGAGGCCGCCCGCCGATTCGAGGCGCCGGGCTATCCCGTTCCGGTGGTGCAGACCTTCCATGCCCTGGGCACCGTGAAAAAACGGCATCAGGGCACCGAAGACACCAGCCCGCCGGAGCGCGCCTGGCTTGAGCCCTCCGTCGGACGCAGCGCCGACCGGGTGATTGCCACCTGTTCGGACGAGGTCTTCGAACTGAAGGCGATGGGCATCCCGGGCGGCCGGATCTCCGTGGCGCCCTGCGGCGTGGATCTGGAACTCTTTGGAGCCGGCGGGCCCGCGGAGCCGCGCGGCCGGCGCCGGCGGATTGCCGCCGTCGGCCGGCTGGTTCCGCGCAAGGGCGTGGATCTGGCGGTGCAGGCACTGGCGCTGCTGGCGGAGGACGGAATCGACGACGTCGAACTTCTGATCGTGGGCGGCGCCTCCGACTCCGCCGGACTGGCATCCGATCCGGAGGCCCAGCGGCTGCTGGGCCTGGCCAGGGCCCTCGGCGTCGCGGACCGCGTACTGCTGCGCGGCCAGGTGCCGCGGGAACAAATGCCCGCGGTGCTGCGAAGTGCCGATGCCGTGGTCTGCGCCCCCTGGTACGAGCCGTTCGGTATTGTTCCGCTGGAGGCCATGGCCTGCGGGGTTCCGGTGGTGGTATCGGCCGTCGGCGGGCTGATCGACACCGTGGTGCACGGAAAAACCGGACTGCATGTGCCGCCCCGCGATGCCCCGGCCCTGGCCGCGGCGCTGGCCCAACTGCTGCGCAATCCCGAGTTGGGCCGCCGCCTCGGTGCTGCAGGCCGGCAGCGTGCCCGGGCGCGCTACTCCTGGGACCGGGTGGCCGCCGACACCGAAAAGGCCTACCAGGTAACCGCGGACGGCACGGCAGCGGCCCGGCAGGGCAGCCTGCAGCCGTTGGGGGGCAAGGCCCTGTGA
- a CDS encoding SIS domain-containing protein: MLADTLLPGIQTAHRAVLQHLSDLRPAVASVEAQALRLTGWGVELAGRLLAGQRLLAAGNGGSAAEAQHLTAELVGRFDGERRPFSALALHAETSAVTAIANDYGFDQLYARQVLAHGRRGDVLILLSTSGRSPNLLRAAEAARHTGITTWALTGRGPNPLSEACDDSVSIEARAANAQEAHLIALHALCRAFDAEVSRRGGEEQP, encoded by the coding sequence CTGCTGGCCGACACCCTGCTGCCCGGCATCCAGACCGCCCACCGGGCCGTCCTGCAGCACCTGTCCGACCTGCGGCCGGCGGTCGCGTCGGTCGAAGCGCAGGCCCTGCGGCTCACCGGCTGGGGCGTGGAGCTCGCCGGCCGGCTGCTGGCCGGGCAGCGCCTGCTTGCCGCCGGCAACGGCGGGTCGGCGGCGGAGGCCCAGCACCTGACCGCGGAACTGGTGGGCAGGTTCGACGGCGAACGGCGGCCGTTCTCCGCCCTCGCCCTGCATGCCGAAACATCAGCCGTGACCGCGATCGCCAACGACTACGGCTTCGACCAGCTGTACGCCCGGCAGGTCCTGGCCCACGGCCGCCGCGGCGACGTGCTGATCCTGCTCTCCACCAGCGGCCGGAGCCCCAATCTGCTGCGCGCCGCCGAGGCTGCGCGGCACACCGGCATCACCACCTGGGCGCTGACCGGCCGCGGACCGAATCCGCTCAGCGAAGCCTGCGACGACTCAGTCAGCATCGAGGCCCGGGCCGCCAACGCGCAGGAAGCCCATCTGATTGCCCTGCACGCCCTGTGCCGGGCCTTTGACGCCGAGGTTTCCCGCCGCGGCGGAGAGGAGCAGCCGTGA
- a CDS encoding PfkB family carbohydrate kinase, whose translation MRIVVVGDVLLDTDITGSAQRLSPDAPVPVVDVDSIRKRAGGAGLVARLLARDGHAVRLVTALSDDGAAADLRAALSGVDVVAGASGAPTPVKTRIRAGAQAVVRFDEACGPPPAPGVTDEMLSVLFAADAVVVADYGRGLTADPRLRDVLETVAARAPVVWDPHPAGSDPVPGVAAVTPNLPEALRSAGGTGSGTGGIPAALHAAEQLLDRWQSRAVVVTLGALGALVLPAAGLPQVIPAPEVYAGDTCGAGDRFSATLILALARGTALEPAAEQAVQAAAGFLAAGGVAALQREKGPAQLRSSSLDALAAAKAVQERGGTVVATGGCFDLLHAGHARTLSAARRLGDCLIVVLNSDSSVRRLKGEQRPIIGQEDRTELLLSLGCVDGVLVFEEDTPEAALDRLRPDIWVKGGDYREDQLPEARLIKAWGGETVTVPYHPARSTTALASALARVG comes from the coding sequence GTGAGGATCGTAGTGGTTGGCGACGTCCTGCTGGACACCGACATCACCGGCAGCGCCCAGCGGTTGTCCCCCGACGCGCCGGTTCCGGTGGTGGACGTGGACAGCATCCGCAAGCGCGCCGGCGGAGCGGGCCTGGTGGCCCGGCTCCTGGCCCGCGACGGCCATGCCGTGCGCCTTGTCACTGCCCTGTCCGACGACGGCGCCGCCGCTGACCTGCGCGCCGCCCTCAGCGGCGTCGACGTCGTTGCCGGAGCTTCCGGGGCACCCACTCCGGTCAAGACCCGCATCCGCGCCGGAGCCCAGGCGGTGGTGCGTTTCGACGAGGCCTGCGGACCGCCGCCGGCGCCAGGCGTCACGGACGAGATGCTCTCGGTGCTGTTCGCCGCCGACGCGGTGGTCGTGGCTGATTACGGGCGCGGGCTGACCGCTGATCCCCGCCTGCGCGACGTCTTGGAGACCGTGGCGGCACGGGCGCCGGTGGTCTGGGACCCGCATCCGGCCGGCAGCGACCCGGTGCCCGGCGTGGCCGCCGTGACACCGAACCTGCCCGAAGCCCTGCGCAGCGCCGGCGGAACCGGCAGCGGAACCGGGGGCATTCCTGCGGCCCTGCACGCCGCCGAGCAGCTGCTGGACAGGTGGCAGAGCCGAGCCGTGGTGGTGACCCTCGGCGCCCTGGGAGCCCTGGTGCTGCCCGCCGCCGGCCTGCCGCAGGTGATTCCGGCGCCGGAGGTGTACGCCGGGGACACCTGCGGGGCAGGAGACCGGTTCTCCGCCACCCTGATCCTGGCCCTAGCCCGGGGAACGGCGCTGGAACCGGCCGCGGAACAGGCGGTGCAGGCCGCCGCCGGGTTCCTGGCCGCCGGCGGCGTGGCCGCCCTGCAGCGGGAAAAAGGGCCGGCCCAGCTGCGCAGCAGCAGCCTGGATGCCCTGGCTGCCGCCAAGGCGGTGCAGGAACGCGGCGGAACGGTGGTTGCCACCGGCGGCTGCTTCGACCTGCTCCATGCCGGTCACGCCAGGACCCTGTCAGCGGCCCGCCGACTGGGCGACTGCCTGATCGTGGTCCTGAATTCCGACAGCTCGGTCCGCCGGCTCAAAGGTGAGCAGCGCCCGATCATCGGCCAGGAGGACCGCACCGAGCTGCTGCTGTCCCTGGGCTGCGTGGACGGGGTGCTGGTGTTTGAGGAAGACACCCCGGAAGCGGCACTGGACCGGCTGCGGCCGGATATCTGGGTCAAGGGCGGAGACTACCGCGAGGACCAACTGCCCGAAGCCCGGCTGATCAAGGCGTGGGGCGGCGAAACCGTGACCGTGCCGTATCACCCGGCCCGCTCCACCACAGCCCTGGCCTCGGCCCTGGCCAGGGTCGGCTAA
- a CDS encoding SDR family oxidoreductase, whose product MSLQLSNPGRVLVTGGGSGLGAAVVQAVTAAGGTAVVLDRDISTVGAAKAIEVDVADRAAVEAAVRDAAESLGGLDAVVTAAGIDRCGRLEDVAAEEWEKVIGVNLLGTVSVVRAALPYLLESHGRAVTVASSLGIKAVSDATAYCASKFAVVGFSRALAAETRGRMGVTTMIPSGMKTSFFDDRTEQYKPQDDSRLNDPLRVAEAILFALHQPRGCEIREMVICHEEEDSWP is encoded by the coding sequence ATGTCACTGCAACTCTCCAACCCCGGACGGGTGCTCGTTACCGGCGGCGGGTCAGGCCTGGGCGCCGCCGTAGTGCAGGCCGTGACCGCGGCCGGCGGAACCGCCGTCGTCCTCGACCGGGACATCAGCACGGTGGGCGCGGCAAAGGCCATCGAGGTGGACGTCGCGGACCGGGCCGCCGTTGAGGCCGCCGTCCGGGACGCTGCGGAATCCCTCGGCGGCCTGGATGCGGTGGTGACCGCCGCCGGCATCGACCGCTGCGGACGCCTCGAGGATGTTGCCGCCGAGGAATGGGAGAAGGTCATCGGCGTGAACCTGCTCGGCACCGTCTCGGTGGTCCGCGCCGCGCTTCCCTATCTGCTGGAAAGCCACGGCCGAGCCGTCACGGTGGCCTCCAGCCTGGGGATCAAAGCCGTCTCGGACGCCACGGCGTACTGCGCCTCGAAGTTCGCCGTGGTGGGTTTCAGCCGCGCGCTGGCCGCAGAAACCCGGGGCCGGATGGGTGTGACCACCATGATCCCCTCCGGCATGAAAACCTCCTTCTTCGACGACCGCACGGAGCAGTACAAGCCGCAGGACGATTCCCGGCTCAATGATCCGCTGCGCGTGGCCGAGGCGATCCTCTTCGCCCTGCACCAGCCGCGCGGATGCGAAATCCGGGAAATGGTCATCTGCCACGAGGAGGAGGACTCCTGGCCCTGA
- a CDS encoding glycosyltransferase family 9 protein, whose product MAAAGNIGGQAGDPGQAGEAAQAREAAPALRRGVGPVLAPFPGVSRIAVLRGGGLGDLMFALPAIEALAAAYPDAEITLLGAPLHAALLAGRPGPVHRVEVLPFASGIRPGPDDPAAAAAFHAAMRARSFDLAVQVHGGGRNSNPFLLQLGAAHTVGTRTPDAAPLERTIPYIYYQHEVLRALEVAGLAGAVPLTLEPQLEVLPVEEEKAEAYLAPGRDLVTLHPGATDPRRRWPASAFAAVAVRAAADGCRVLVVGDDDGDRRLAEQIVALSLAESGPETDVASVAGQLDIGTLAALLKASTVMVGNDSGPRHLAQAVGTPTVGIYWFGNVINAGAMGRTRHRVHMSWVSACPVCGINVTQVGWTAERCAHDDSFVAAVDAAAVYADVAELRTAPPA is encoded by the coding sequence ATGGCAGCAGCAGGGAACATCGGCGGGCAGGCAGGCGATCCGGGGCAGGCAGGGGAGGCAGCGCAGGCAAGGGAGGCGGCGCCGGCCCTGCGGCGCGGGGTGGGGCCGGTCCTGGCGCCGTTCCCGGGGGTGTCCCGGATCGCTGTTCTGCGCGGCGGCGGCCTGGGGGACCTGATGTTTGCCCTGCCCGCCATCGAGGCCCTCGCCGCCGCGTATCCGGACGCCGAGATCACCCTCCTGGGGGCGCCACTGCACGCGGCGCTGTTGGCGGGCCGGCCCGGTCCGGTGCACCGCGTGGAAGTGCTGCCCTTTGCATCGGGGATACGACCCGGCCCCGACGATCCGGCGGCGGCGGCCGCGTTCCACGCCGCCATGCGGGCCCGCAGCTTCGATCTGGCCGTGCAGGTCCACGGCGGCGGCCGCAACTCCAATCCGTTCCTGCTTCAGCTCGGCGCCGCGCACACGGTTGGCACCCGGACGCCCGACGCCGCACCCCTGGAACGCACCATTCCCTACATCTACTACCAGCATGAGGTGCTGCGGGCGCTGGAGGTGGCGGGCCTGGCGGGGGCCGTTCCGCTCACGCTGGAGCCGCAGCTGGAAGTCCTTCCGGTGGAGGAGGAGAAAGCCGAGGCGTACCTGGCGCCCGGCCGGGACCTGGTCACCCTCCATCCCGGGGCGACCGATCCGCGGCGCCGCTGGCCGGCGTCGGCCTTCGCCGCGGTTGCGGTGCGTGCGGCCGCCGACGGCTGCCGGGTCCTGGTGGTGGGGGACGACGACGGCGACCGGCGCCTCGCCGAGCAGATCGTCGCGCTGAGCCTGGCCGAATCCGGGCCGGAAACCGACGTCGCCTCCGTGGCCGGACAACTGGACATCGGCACCCTGGCGGCCCTGCTGAAGGCCAGCACCGTGATGGTCGGCAACGACAGCGGCCCCCGCCACCTGGCGCAGGCCGTTGGCACCCCCACGGTGGGCATCTACTGGTTCGGAAACGTGATCAATGCCGGCGCCATGGGCCGCACCCGGCACCGGGTGCACATGTCCTGGGTGTCCGCCTGTCCGGTCTGCGGGATCAACGTCACCCAGGTCGGCTGGACCGCCGAACGCTGCGCCCACGACGATTCCTTCGTGGCCGCGGTGGACGCGGCGGCGGTGTACGCCGACGTGGCCGAGCTGCGGACGGCACCGCCGGCCTAG
- the rfaE2 gene encoding D-glycero-beta-D-manno-heptose 1-phosphate adenylyltransferase, which translates to MNTVADLSGLRSLTPWLPARLAAAAPRIAVIGDVMLDGWWSGTTDRFCREAPAPVVDIARRDYFPGGAANTAMNLQALGARVRLAGLAGEDDAGRRLRVLLGAAGVDQQQLLAHPAARTATKFRVLAGEQVMLRMDDGGSPVPAEAEEQLAASLDAWLRDADAVVVCDYGSGLLHGRVRDALIASRGSRLTVVDAHDPGLWAGLAADLVTPNSQEAARLLGVRLRPGTDRAGQIGGLGPDLLRASGAASAVVTLDREGTVLLTADGAMHRTWARPAAEKRASGAGDTFVACLTLARAAGLPLSTAADLAQNAADVVVQRAGTSVCTAADLELHLTALADTALSPGDLAARVAADRAAGKRIVLTNGCFDVLHRGHTRYLQQAKALGDILVVALNGDASVTRLKGPGRPINPVHDRAGVIAALSCVDYVTIFDTDTPIPLIEALRPDVYAKGGDYSPEMLQETRVVRACGGQVRILDYVADHSTTAVVERIQAASLRPGPAEGRQAEGRQAEGRREDGRQADDRQPAGSGPEDEAGA; encoded by the coding sequence GTGAACACCGTGGCGGACCTGAGCGGGCTGCGCAGTTTGACCCCCTGGCTGCCCGCCCGGCTGGCAGCTGCGGCGCCGCGGATTGCCGTCATCGGGGACGTCATGCTGGACGGCTGGTGGTCAGGCACGACTGACCGGTTCTGCCGCGAAGCGCCGGCGCCCGTGGTCGACATCGCCCGCCGGGACTATTTCCCGGGCGGTGCCGCCAACACCGCAATGAATCTTCAGGCCCTGGGAGCCCGGGTCCGGCTGGCGGGGCTGGCGGGTGAGGACGACGCCGGCCGGCGGCTGCGCGTCCTGCTGGGGGCGGCAGGCGTGGACCAGCAGCAGTTGCTCGCCCATCCCGCCGCCCGGACGGCCACGAAATTCCGCGTCCTGGCCGGCGAGCAGGTGATGCTGCGGATGGACGACGGCGGCAGCCCGGTTCCGGCCGAGGCTGAGGAGCAGCTGGCCGCCTCGCTGGATGCGTGGCTCAGGGACGCGGACGCCGTGGTGGTGTGCGACTACGGCTCCGGGCTGCTGCACGGCCGGGTGCGCGACGCACTGATTGCTTCCCGCGGCAGCAGGCTCACCGTGGTTGATGCCCACGATCCGGGACTGTGGGCCGGACTGGCCGCCGACCTCGTCACCCCCAATTCGCAGGAAGCGGCACGCCTGCTGGGCGTCAGGCTGCGGCCGGGGACGGACCGCGCCGGGCAGATCGGCGGACTGGGCCCGGACCTGCTGCGCGCTTCGGGTGCCGCCTCCGCCGTCGTCACCCTGGACCGGGAAGGCACCGTACTGTTGACCGCCGACGGCGCAATGCACCGGACCTGGGCCCGCCCTGCCGCCGAGAAGCGGGCCTCCGGCGCCGGAGACACCTTCGTGGCGTGCCTGACCCTCGCCCGGGCCGCCGGGCTGCCGCTGAGCACGGCGGCGGACCTGGCGCAGAACGCCGCCGACGTCGTCGTTCAACGGGCCGGTACCTCCGTCTGCACGGCAGCGGATCTGGAGCTGCACCTGACGGCGCTGGCCGACACGGCGCTGTCGCCCGGGGACCTGGCGGCACGCGTGGCCGCCGACCGGGCCGCGGGGAAGCGGATAGTGCTCACCAACGGGTGCTTCGATGTGCTGCACCGCGGTCATACCCGCTATCTCCAGCAGGCGAAGGCGCTTGGCGACATCCTGGTGGTGGCGCTCAACGGCGATGCCTCGGTGACCCGCCTCAAGGGTCCGGGCCGGCCGATCAATCCCGTGCATGACCGCGCCGGGGTGATTGCGGCCCTGAGCTGTGTTGACTACGTGACCATCTTCGACACCGACACGCCAATACCGCTGATCGAGGCGCTGCGGCCGGACGTCTACGCGAAGGGCGGGGATTACTCCCCCGAGATGCTGCAGGAAACCCGGGTGGTTCGGGCCTGCGGCGGGCAGGTGCGGATTCTGGACTATGTCGCGGACCATTCCACCACCGCCGTCGTGGAGCGGATCCAGGCCGCATCGCTGCGGCCGGGGCCGGCGGAGGGCCGGCAGGCGGAGGGCCGGCAGGCGGAGGGCCGGCGGGAGGACGGCCGGCAGGCTGACGACCGGCAGCCGGCCGGGTCCGGGCCGGAGGATGAGGCCGGGGCGTGA